The proteins below come from a single Necator americanus strain Aroian chromosome V, whole genome shotgun sequence genomic window:
- a CDS encoding hypothetical protein (NECATOR_CHRV.G18512.T1), producing MIQLIIPLLLFYFIYHFYWKRRNLPPGPTPLPFIGNLLTIRLNDPGYGAYEIWRKQYGPIYTVWIASLPLVIISDYGTLKETFVKDGDAFAGKFQVQEFSNVFRGGIYGIVDTVGEMWRDHRRFALHILRDFGLGKDGMEQRILLEMEAMTETLNDHLGIELNLQDVFDVAVGSVINQLLFGYRFDEEHIDEFRQMKTLISRQMRIFAGPGATMLFVNPWLKHFPYFNTLFKTLIDHRDAFYSFFDKQIEAHSKHVDYDSEGAKDYVEAYLKEKRRREEAGDKESFSHVQLQNVCLDLWIAGMETTSNTLSWGIVYVLNHLDVQTKIHEELDREIGSARPVTMSDRNSLPYLNAVINEIQRMANLVPLNLIHETTRDASAGKWCLPAKTAVVAQISTVLYEEKIFPEPLTFNPSRFIDDSGKLKKIDELIPFSIGKRQCLGEGLAKMELFLFIANLFNRFELSSIDPKNPPTMRKTFGTTVKPFDYQCIVKARAL from the exons ATGATACAACTCATCATTCCACTgctgttgttttatttcatctatCATTTTTACTGGAAACGACGGAACTTACCACCAG gTCCTACTCCTCTACCTTTTATTGGAAATCTTCTCACGATTAGACTTAACGATCCCGGCTATGGTGCATACGAGATTTGGCGTAAACAGTACGGTCCGATTTATACTGTTTGGATAG CGTCCCTCCCATTAGTGATCATCAGCGACTACGGTACTCTGAAAGAAACGTTTGTCAAAGATGGTGATGCGTTTGCTGGGAAATTTCAGGtgcaagaattttcaaatgttttcagAG GTGGCATTTACGGTATTGTGGATACGGTTGGTGAAATGTGGCGCGATCATAGACGATTTGCTTTACATATTCTTAGAGATTTTGGACTCGGCAAGGATGGGATGGAACAGAGg ATTCTTCTGGAAATGGAAGCGATGACGGAAACATTGAACGACCATCttggaattgaattgaatttacAG GATGTATTTGATGTGGCGGTAGGATCAGTGATCAATCAACTTTTGTTTGGTTATCGGTTCGATGAG GAACACATTGACGAATTCCGCCAAATGAAAACTCTGATCTCCCGACAAATGCGCATTTTCGCAGGACCGGGGGCTACGATGCTGTTCGTTAATCCATGGTTGAAGCATTTCCCATACTTCAACACGTTGTTCaaaac TTTGATCGACCATCGTGATGccttttattcgtttttcgaCAAACAAATTGAAGCGCATAGTAAACATGTGGATTACGATTCCGAAGGTGCTAAAGACTATGTGGAAGCTTATCTGAAGGAGAAGAGGCGAAGAGAAGAAGCCGGTGATAAAGAGTCTTTCAG TCACGTCCAGTTGCAAAACGTCTGTCTGGATCTTTGGATTGCTGGGATGGAAACCACTTCGAACACATTGTCGTGGGGTATTGTCTACGTCCTGAACCATTTAGATGTGCAG ACCAAAATCCATGAAGAACTGGACCGTGAGATTGGTTCAGCTCGACCGGTTACGATGTCCGACAGGAATTCCCTACCGTATCTGAACGCAGTTATTAAC gaaattcaaCGGATGGCCAATTTGGTGCCGTTGAATTTGATACACGAAACAACACGAGACGCATCGGCAGGAAAATGGTGTCTTCCTGCGAAAACTGCTGTTGTCGCTCAAATTAGCACTGTTCTCTATGAAGAAAAG atttttcctGAACCTCTCACTTTCAATCCGTCAAGGTTTATCGACGATTCCGGCAAATTGAAAAAG ATTGACGAACTGATCCCTTTTTCCATTGGAAAACGACAATGCTTGGGTGAAGGTCTAGCGAAGATGgagctatttttatttattgcaaaTTTATTCAATCGATTTGAG TTGTCATCGATTGATCCGAAAAACCCACCGACAATGAGGAAAACGTTCGGTACAACAGTAAAGCCTTTTGATTACCAATGCATCGTAAAGGCTAGAGCTTTGTGA
- a CDS encoding hypothetical protein (NECATOR_CHRV.G18511.T1) — translation MIPLVITLVLLYFFYQFYWKRRSFPPGPTPLPLIGNLLTILQNEPGYGAFEMWRKQYGPVYTIWLGSFPFVLISDYRTLKETFVKDGDAFAGKFNLKEATEIYRGGVYGIVDTVDEMWRDHRRFALHILRDFGLGKDGMEQRVLIEIEAMTESINAQQGAEINPQDVFDVAVGSVINQLLFGYRFDEDHVDEFRYLKGLISRQMREFAGPAASMLFSYPWIKYLPYFRTMFKNLIRYRDAFYSFFDRQIEAHSKHVNYDSEEYSDYVEAYLKEKKRREELGDKESFSHIQLQNVCLDLWFAGMETTSNTLSWSVVYILNHLDVQVKMQEELDREIGSTRPITMSDKNRLPYISAVINEVQRMANLLPMNLPHETTRDVRVDKWDLPAKTTVVPQISSVLYDEEIFPDPLTFNPSRFIDSSGKLKKVDELIPFSIGKRQCLGEGLAKMELFLFISNLFNRFEISPIDPKNPPTMKKTFGTTVQPCEYRCLVKPRVL, via the exons ATGATACCACTCGTCATCACATTGGTTCTGCTTTACTTCTTCTATCAGTTTTACTGGAAACGGAGGAGTTTCCCACCAG gtcCAACTCCACTGCCATTGATTGGGAATCTTCTTACCATCTTGCAAAACGAACCCGGTTACGGTGCCTTCGAAATGTGGCGGAAGCAATACGGACCAGTTTACACCATTTGGTTAG GAAGTTTTCCGTTTGTACTCATCAGCGATTATCGGACACTGAAGGAGACATTTGTCAAGGATGGTGATGCTTTTGCTGGAAAATTTAATCTAAAAGAAGCTACTGAAATTTATAGAG GTGGTGTTTATGGAATCGTGGATACGGTAGACGAAATGTGGCGTGATCATAGGAGATTTGCACTGCATATTCTCCGGGATTTCGGGCTCGGCAAGGATGGCATGGAACAGAGG GTTCTTATCGAAATCGAAGCTATGACGGAAAGTATAAACGCTCAGCAAGGAGCTGAAATTAATCCGCAA GATGTCTTTGATGTAGCTGTTGGATCGGTAATCAATCAGCTACTCTTTGGGTATCGATTCGATGAG GATCATGTCGACGAATTCCGCTATTTGAAAGGTTTGATTTCTCGTCAAATGCGCGAATTCGCCGGACCAGCGGCAAGTATGTTGTTCAGCTATCCGTGGATAAAATATCTACCATACTTTCGAACTATGTTCAAAAA TCTGATCCGCTATCGCGATGcgttttattcattctttgATAGACAAATAGAAGCTCATAGTAAACATGTGAACTACGACTCAGAGGAGTACAGCGACTACGTGGAAGCATACCTGAAGGAGAAGAAGCGAAGAGAAGAACTCGGCGATAAGGAGTCTTTCAG TCACATCCAGTTGCAAAATGTTTGTTTGGATCTATGGTTCGCTGGAATGGAGACCACCTCAAACACACTGTCGTGGAGTGTTGTCTACATTCTAAACCATTTAGATGTGCAG GTTAAAATGCAAGAGGAATTGGACCGAGAGATTGGATCAACTCGTCCGATAACGATGTCCGACAAAAATCGCCTACCCTACATCAGTGCGGTTATTAAT GAAGTCCAACGTATGGCTAATTTATTGCCAATGAACTTACCACATGAGACAACAAGAGATGTTCGTGTTGATAAATGGGACCTTCCAGCCAAAACGACGGTCGTTCCTCAAATCAGCAGCGTTCTCTATGACGAAGAG attttcccGGACCCGCTCACCTTTAATCCGTCGAGGTTCATCGATAGCTCCGGTAAATTGAAAAAG GTGGACGAGCTGATCCCGTTTTCCATCGGAAAGAGACAATGTTTGGGTGAAGGTCTAGCAAAGATGGAGctgttcttatttatttcaaatttattcaatCGATTTGAG ATTTCACCCATTGATCCAAAAAATCCACCGacaatgaagaaaacattCGGCACAACGGTTCAACCTTGTGAATATCGATGTTTAGTGAAGCCTAGAGTCTTGTGA
- a CDS encoding hypothetical protein (NECATOR_CHRV.G18510.T1), producing MLRSLLLVVCVSYTLAVICYDCYDTGPNHTACTKERNCTGLACMIFDAGNNATSTAFCLLAMRGDENIHQKTGCWLEPDGRGRHCMCHDDFCNRLIPQSEQSQNPMFPLLPDAQFLKHNPLLDYQDHLEESSEHNGAAPAPENILFPAAAVTDPKTAGGSDDDDLVPVDFAEYDRELSENDSKSGKTAASAHPPALVLMSMTLATSWARLFAYI from the exons ATGCTGCGCAGTTTGCTGCTTGTTGTCTGCGTCTCCTACACGTTAGCCGTAATTTGCTATGATTGTTATGACACTGGTCCAAATCATACGGCTTGTACAAAAGAACGGAACTGTACTGGATTAGCGTGCATGATCT TTGACGCCGGAAACAATGCCACATCGACAGCGTTTTGCTTACTAGCGATGAGAG GTGATGAGAACATCCATCAAAAGACAGGTTGTTGGTTGGAGCCGGACGGTCGTGGCAGGCACTGCATGTGCCATGACGATTTCTGCAATCGGCTCATTCCCCAATCTGAGCAATCTCAAA ATCCCATGTTCCCACTCCTACCAGATGCCCAATTTCTCAAGCACAATCCACTTCTAGACTATCAAGATCATCTTGAGGAATCTAGTGAG CACAACGGTGCCGCCCCAGCTCCGGAAAATATCCTGTTTCCGGCGGCGGCCGTAACAGATCCAAAGACAGCAGGAGGATCGGATGATGACg atttggTACCAGTAGACTTTGCTGAGTATGATCGAGAACTGTCAGAGAATGATTCCAAGTCAGGG AAGACCGCTGCATCAGCTCATCCGCCGGCGCTGGTACTGATGTCGATGACCTTGGCTACGTCATGGGCCCGTCTATTCGCTTACATCTAA
- a CDS encoding hypothetical protein (NECATOR_CHRV.G18509.T1), with protein sequence MNQRDHRVIALYEFKSGHFAAEASRNLSRSFGSECLRERTVELWLKKFASSDFDLGEKPGRGRRSSLDDEDLERAMEANPKTNTDVNRRPGRTSYYIS encoded by the coding sequence ATGAACCAACGCGACCATCGAGTCATCGCGCTTTACGAATTTAAATCGGGACACTTCGCGGCAGAAGCATCTCGTAATCTTAGCAGGTCTTTTGGTTCAGAATGTCTTCGCGAACGGACAGTGGAACTCTGGTTAAAAAAATTCGCTTCTAGCGATTTTGATCTCGGAGAAAAACCGGGTCGTGGTCGCAGGTCTTCGCTTGATGACGAAGATCTGGAGAGAGCCATGGAAGCAAATCCCAAGACTAACACGGACGTTAACAGAAGACCTGGACGTACATCATACTACATTAGCTAG